In a single window of the Rhodamnia argentea isolate NSW1041297 chromosome 2, ASM2092103v1, whole genome shotgun sequence genome:
- the LOC115747935 gene encoding phosphatidate phosphatase PAH2-like isoform X1: MQAVETIGRYISQGVYIVSGPFHPFGGAVDIIVVEQPDGTFKSSPWYVCFGKFQGVLKTKEKIVKICVNGVKADFHMYLNHKGQAYFLKEADEEEGESYEKFPSGGERGGHSWVMSGSRSFDSKGSTLRDAGNENIMARSRSCQSRASGLVSECRSMGTDGPRQQEVGVGVIRRGPLESAEIAAELLELNWSISFKFRKRLSPAFAPATFDSKIVNVDEKPSCKESLVHSNPESSLTDGPSHEEAASCNMSVQSVENTDFTVQCANGKLSYLNGIAEGIATSTGGSHILKEQTYGVHSFTVETSENLCASSKRSNQILHHDSTETRDVHPEAVLINNNSIAESCMQEFMEMRHGDTITILETFDPVDTSITYGSVKQTESPSICSVSIFSGRISQAGQNSSTDETSKFQLSSETDNNNGSYCGFLLTKKPSFPTEDNSTGEFPLGGLDESKVSEVTPGEDITLVPVDKERNLSLNPQCFFETAGMLIYVKNELLVISDNFDRSIDAEYADERSRTISVSTEIARSGKTDETQLGHEAQSLPNMKSEFDNLDAHGWHYPLSHSLDLDSEFENLPLPNREDSDIRNTGVRNEEAPVSKQIQEQMGADAASPFPNGQLADDESSSLRLDPEHASKSVDGTDRDQTSPKPKYRKKMFRVNTPTSEQVASLNLREGSNTITFTFSTAMLGEQQVDCKIYLWKWSDRVIISDVDGTITKSDVLGQFMPLVGVDWSHTGVARLFSAIKENGYQLLFLSARSITQAYLTRQFLFNLKQDGNALPDGPVVISPDGIFPSLFREVVRRCPHEFKIACLEDIKSLFPSDCNPFYAGFGNRDTDEISYLKVGIPKGKIFIINPKGEVAVNHHVNTKSYTSIHALVNDMFPAMTSRSSPEQEDYNSWNFWKLPSPAIDI, encoded by the exons ATGCAAGCCGTGGAGACGATAGGCAGGTACATATCGCAAGGTGTGTACATTGTTTCCGGCCCCTTCCATCCATTCGGTGGAGCAGTAGACATTATCGTAGTTGAACAGCCTGATGGTACTTTCAAATCCTCTCCTTGGTACGTCTGCTTCGGGAAATTCCAGGGGGTTTTGAAGACAAAAGAGAAGATTGTCAAAATATGCGTCAATGGGGTCAAGGCGGACTTCCACATGTATCTTAACCATAAAGGGCAAGCCTACTTCCTCAAGGAAgcggatgaagaagaaggggaatcATACGAGAAATTTCCTTCgggtggagagagaggagggcatTCCTGGGTGATGTCGGGAAGTCGCAGTTTTGATTCTAAAGGGTCTACTCTGCGTGACGCAGGAAATGAGAACATTATGGCCAGAAGTCGTTCTTGCCAATCACGAGCTTCTGGGCTTGTTTCAGAATGCAGATCGATGGGGACTGATGGTCCCAGGCAACAAGAGGTTGGCGTTGGTGTCATAAGGAGAGGTCCATTAGAGAGCGCAGAGATTGCAGCTGAACTTCTGGAGTTGAATTGGTCCATCTCTTTCAAGTTCAGGAAAAGATTATCTCCTGCATTTGCTCCTGCTACTTTTGACAGTAAAATTGTTAATGTGGATGAGAAGCCAAGTTGCAAGGAGTCCCTCGTCCACAGTAACCCAGAAAGCAGTTTAACGGATGGCCCATCGCATGAGGAAGCTGCTTCCTGCAACATGAGTGTGCAGTCTGTTGAAAATACGGACTTCACTGTCCAGTGTGCTAATGGAAAACTTTCATATTTGAATGGCATTGCAGAGGGCATTGCTACATCCACTGGAG GCAGTCATATATTGAAGGAGCAAACATATGGAGTTCATTCCTTCACTGTTGAAACTTCGGAGAACTTATGTGCCTCTAGCAAGCGATCCAATCAAATATTGCACCATGATAGCACAGAAACCAGGGATGTCCATCCGGAAGCAGTACTGATAAATAACAATAGCATTGCTGAG TCCTGTATGCAGGAATTTATGGAGATGCGCCACGGAGATACAATCACAATACTGGAAACTTTTGATCCAGTTGACACCAGCATCACATATGGTTCCGTCAAGCAAACAGAATCGCCAAGCATCTGTAGCGTCTCCATTTTCAGTGGCAGGATTAGCCAAGCAGGTCAAAACAGTTCTACTGATGAAACAAGCAAGTTCCAACTCAGTTCAGAGACTGACAATAACAATGGGTCATATTGTGGTTTTCTTCTGACAAAAAAACCCAGTTTTCCGACAGAAGATAATTCAACTGGAGAATTTCCTTTGGGTGGCCTTGATGAGTCCAAAGTCAGTGAGGTCACTCCAGGGGAAGATATAACATTGGTTCCTgttgacaaagaaagaaatctcTCATTGAATCCACAGTGCTTCTTTGAGACGGCAGGCATGTTAATTTATGTGAAGAATGAGTTGCTTGTTATATCAGACAACTTTGACCGATCAATTGATGCTGAATATGCAGACGAAAGGTCAAGAACCATTTCAGTTTCCACTGAGATTGCCAGAAGTGGTAAGACCGATGAGACGCAACTCGGACATGAAGCACAATCCTTGCCTAACATGAAGTCCGAATTCGACAATTTGGATGCACATGGCTGGCATTATCCCCTAAGCCACTCTTTGGATTTGGATTCTGAGTTTGAGAATCTGCCATTGCCGAACAGAGAGGACTCTGACATCAGGAATACTGGTGTCCGCAATGAAG AAGCACCTGTTTCCAAGCAGATACAGGAACAGATGGGTGCTGATGCTGCTTCTCCTTTCCCTAATGGCCAATTAGCCGATGATGAATCTAGTTCACTTAGGCTTGATCCTGAGCATGCTTCAAAGAGTGTTGATGGTACGGATAGAGATCAAACTTCACCAAAGCCGAAGTATAGGAAAAAGATGTTCAGGGTGAATACCCCGACATCTGAACAGGTGGCATCACTGAACTTGAGGGAAGGGAGTAACACGATTACCTTCACCTTCTCCACAGCAATGCTGGGGGAGCAGCAG GTTGATTGCAAAATCTATCTATGGAAATGGAGTGATCGTGTTATTATTTCCGATGTCGATGGCACCATTACCAA GTCTGACGTTTTAGGACAGTTCATGCCTTTGGTTGGGGTAGATTGGTCACATACAGGTGTTGCACGTCTCTTTTCGGCTATTAAG GAAAATGGATATCAATTGCTTTTCCTTAGTGCGCGTTCCATAACTCAGGCTTATCTGACTAGGCAATTTCTATTCAACCTTAAACAG gaTGGCAATGCCTTGCCAGATGGACCTGTTGTAATATCTCCTGAtggaatttttccttctttatttcgAGAAG TTGTGAGGAGATGTCCTCATGAATTTAAGATAGCATGCTTAGAG GATATCAAGTCATTGTTTCCCTCAGATTGCAATCCATTCTATGCTGGTTTTGGAAACAGAGACACAGATGAAATCAGCTACCTCAAAGTTGGaataccaaaaggaaaaattttcataatcaaCCCCAAG GGTGAGGTTGCCGTGAACCATCATGTTAACACAAAGTCATATACATCTATTCATGCTCTCGTTAATGACATGTTTCCGGCGATGACTTCACGGTCCTCACCGGAGCAG
- the LOC115747935 gene encoding phosphatidate phosphatase PAH2-like isoform X2, translated as MQAVETIGRYISQGVYIVSGPFHPFGGAVDIIVVEQPDGTFKSSPWYVCFGKFQGVLKTKEKIVKICVNGVKADFHMYLNHKGQAYFLKEADEEEGESYEKFPSGGERGGHSWVMSGSRSFDSKGSTLRDAGNENIMARSRSCQSRASGLVSECRSMGTDGPRQQEVGVGVIRRGPLESAEIAAELLELNWSISFKFRKRLSPAFAPATFDSKIVNVDEKPSCKESLVHSNPESSLTDGPSHEEAASCNMSVQSVENTDFTVQCANGKLSYLNGIAEGIATSTGGSHILKEQTYGVHSFTVETSENLCASSKRSNQILHHDSTETRDVHPEAVLINNNSIAEEFMEMRHGDTITILETFDPVDTSITYGSVKQTESPSICSVSIFSGRISQAGQNSSTDETSKFQLSSETDNNNGSYCGFLLTKKPSFPTEDNSTGEFPLGGLDESKVSEVTPGEDITLVPVDKERNLSLNPQCFFETAGMLIYVKNELLVISDNFDRSIDAEYADERSRTISVSTEIARSGKTDETQLGHEAQSLPNMKSEFDNLDAHGWHYPLSHSLDLDSEFENLPLPNREDSDIRNTGVRNEEAPVSKQIQEQMGADAASPFPNGQLADDESSSLRLDPEHASKSVDGTDRDQTSPKPKYRKKMFRVNTPTSEQVASLNLREGSNTITFTFSTAMLGEQQVDCKIYLWKWSDRVIISDVDGTITKSDVLGQFMPLVGVDWSHTGVARLFSAIKENGYQLLFLSARSITQAYLTRQFLFNLKQDGNALPDGPVVISPDGIFPSLFREVVRRCPHEFKIACLEDIKSLFPSDCNPFYAGFGNRDTDEISYLKVGIPKGKIFIINPKGEVAVNHHVNTKSYTSIHALVNDMFPAMTSRSSPEQEDYNSWNFWKLPSPAIDI; from the exons ATGCAAGCCGTGGAGACGATAGGCAGGTACATATCGCAAGGTGTGTACATTGTTTCCGGCCCCTTCCATCCATTCGGTGGAGCAGTAGACATTATCGTAGTTGAACAGCCTGATGGTACTTTCAAATCCTCTCCTTGGTACGTCTGCTTCGGGAAATTCCAGGGGGTTTTGAAGACAAAAGAGAAGATTGTCAAAATATGCGTCAATGGGGTCAAGGCGGACTTCCACATGTATCTTAACCATAAAGGGCAAGCCTACTTCCTCAAGGAAgcggatgaagaagaaggggaatcATACGAGAAATTTCCTTCgggtggagagagaggagggcatTCCTGGGTGATGTCGGGAAGTCGCAGTTTTGATTCTAAAGGGTCTACTCTGCGTGACGCAGGAAATGAGAACATTATGGCCAGAAGTCGTTCTTGCCAATCACGAGCTTCTGGGCTTGTTTCAGAATGCAGATCGATGGGGACTGATGGTCCCAGGCAACAAGAGGTTGGCGTTGGTGTCATAAGGAGAGGTCCATTAGAGAGCGCAGAGATTGCAGCTGAACTTCTGGAGTTGAATTGGTCCATCTCTTTCAAGTTCAGGAAAAGATTATCTCCTGCATTTGCTCCTGCTACTTTTGACAGTAAAATTGTTAATGTGGATGAGAAGCCAAGTTGCAAGGAGTCCCTCGTCCACAGTAACCCAGAAAGCAGTTTAACGGATGGCCCATCGCATGAGGAAGCTGCTTCCTGCAACATGAGTGTGCAGTCTGTTGAAAATACGGACTTCACTGTCCAGTGTGCTAATGGAAAACTTTCATATTTGAATGGCATTGCAGAGGGCATTGCTACATCCACTGGAG GCAGTCATATATTGAAGGAGCAAACATATGGAGTTCATTCCTTCACTGTTGAAACTTCGGAGAACTTATGTGCCTCTAGCAAGCGATCCAATCAAATATTGCACCATGATAGCACAGAAACCAGGGATGTCCATCCGGAAGCAGTACTGATAAATAACAATAGCATTGCTGAG GAATTTATGGAGATGCGCCACGGAGATACAATCACAATACTGGAAACTTTTGATCCAGTTGACACCAGCATCACATATGGTTCCGTCAAGCAAACAGAATCGCCAAGCATCTGTAGCGTCTCCATTTTCAGTGGCAGGATTAGCCAAGCAGGTCAAAACAGTTCTACTGATGAAACAAGCAAGTTCCAACTCAGTTCAGAGACTGACAATAACAATGGGTCATATTGTGGTTTTCTTCTGACAAAAAAACCCAGTTTTCCGACAGAAGATAATTCAACTGGAGAATTTCCTTTGGGTGGCCTTGATGAGTCCAAAGTCAGTGAGGTCACTCCAGGGGAAGATATAACATTGGTTCCTgttgacaaagaaagaaatctcTCATTGAATCCACAGTGCTTCTTTGAGACGGCAGGCATGTTAATTTATGTGAAGAATGAGTTGCTTGTTATATCAGACAACTTTGACCGATCAATTGATGCTGAATATGCAGACGAAAGGTCAAGAACCATTTCAGTTTCCACTGAGATTGCCAGAAGTGGTAAGACCGATGAGACGCAACTCGGACATGAAGCACAATCCTTGCCTAACATGAAGTCCGAATTCGACAATTTGGATGCACATGGCTGGCATTATCCCCTAAGCCACTCTTTGGATTTGGATTCTGAGTTTGAGAATCTGCCATTGCCGAACAGAGAGGACTCTGACATCAGGAATACTGGTGTCCGCAATGAAG AAGCACCTGTTTCCAAGCAGATACAGGAACAGATGGGTGCTGATGCTGCTTCTCCTTTCCCTAATGGCCAATTAGCCGATGATGAATCTAGTTCACTTAGGCTTGATCCTGAGCATGCTTCAAAGAGTGTTGATGGTACGGATAGAGATCAAACTTCACCAAAGCCGAAGTATAGGAAAAAGATGTTCAGGGTGAATACCCCGACATCTGAACAGGTGGCATCACTGAACTTGAGGGAAGGGAGTAACACGATTACCTTCACCTTCTCCACAGCAATGCTGGGGGAGCAGCAG GTTGATTGCAAAATCTATCTATGGAAATGGAGTGATCGTGTTATTATTTCCGATGTCGATGGCACCATTACCAA GTCTGACGTTTTAGGACAGTTCATGCCTTTGGTTGGGGTAGATTGGTCACATACAGGTGTTGCACGTCTCTTTTCGGCTATTAAG GAAAATGGATATCAATTGCTTTTCCTTAGTGCGCGTTCCATAACTCAGGCTTATCTGACTAGGCAATTTCTATTCAACCTTAAACAG gaTGGCAATGCCTTGCCAGATGGACCTGTTGTAATATCTCCTGAtggaatttttccttctttatttcgAGAAG TTGTGAGGAGATGTCCTCATGAATTTAAGATAGCATGCTTAGAG GATATCAAGTCATTGTTTCCCTCAGATTGCAATCCATTCTATGCTGGTTTTGGAAACAGAGACACAGATGAAATCAGCTACCTCAAAGTTGGaataccaaaaggaaaaattttcataatcaaCCCCAAG GGTGAGGTTGCCGTGAACCATCATGTTAACACAAAGTCATATACATCTATTCATGCTCTCGTTAATGACATGTTTCCGGCGATGACTTCACGGTCCTCACCGGAGCAG